From Lentisphaera araneosa HTCC2155, the proteins below share one genomic window:
- a CDS encoding amidohydrolase family protein, translating into MRIDSHQHFWNYSVEEYDWIDDSMKVLRRDFLPPHLKEEFDQHQLDASVAVQARCTLEETRWLIDFTKEYDHVGGVVGWVDLKDEKLAEVLEEFKGEKKLCGFREILQGQEPEFMLDPDFIRGVKLLAEEGYSYDILVFPKHLKAVKQLLKELPEMRLVIDHIAKPLIGEGQIDEWAEDMNDIAKYPHVYCKLSGMVTETKPGWDQEDFTPYMEVIFNAFGEDRIMYGSDWPVCLLNASYSETYKIAHDFTTQFSDTAEAKVFGANAAKFYQI; encoded by the coding sequence ATGCGCATTGACTCACATCAACATTTTTGGAATTATTCAGTAGAAGAATATGACTGGATCGACGACTCTATGAAAGTTCTTCGTCGCGACTTCTTACCCCCTCACCTCAAAGAAGAATTCGATCAACATCAACTCGATGCTTCAGTGGCGGTCCAAGCGCGTTGCACTCTAGAAGAAACACGTTGGCTCATAGATTTCACGAAAGAGTATGATCACGTCGGTGGCGTCGTCGGCTGGGTCGATCTAAAGGATGAAAAACTCGCCGAAGTTCTCGAAGAATTTAAGGGTGAAAAGAAACTTTGCGGTTTCCGCGAAATCCTCCAAGGTCAAGAACCTGAGTTCATGCTCGACCCCGACTTTATTCGCGGTGTGAAACTACTCGCAGAAGAAGGCTACTCTTACGACATTCTAGTTTTCCCAAAACACCTCAAAGCAGTTAAGCAACTCCTTAAAGAACTCCCCGAAATGCGCTTGGTGATTGATCATATTGCCAAGCCATTAATTGGCGAAGGTCAAATCGATGAATGGGCGGAAGATATGAACGATATCGCTAAGTACCCTCACGTCTACTGCAAACTTTCCGGTATGGTTACGGAAACAAAGCCAGGCTGGGATCAAGAAGATTTTACGCCATACATGGAAGTCATCTTTAACGCCTTTGGCGAAGATCGCATTATGTACGGCTCCGACTGGCCCGTTTGTCTCTTGAACGCTAGCTATTCAGAAACCTACAAAATCGCCCACGACTTCACAACTCAGTTCTCAGACACTGCAGAAGCCAAAGTCTTCGGCGCCAACGCCGCCAAATTCTACCAGATTTAA
- the tnpA gene encoding IS200/IS605 family transposase has translation MSQSLCQNYVHIIFHINFVNPVKIPSEIERDLYAYLAEICKRHGSNSSMINGVNDHVHILCRLAKDLSIAELIQKLKSNSSRWMKTQNHIDPYLEKFSWQKGYGSFSVSPSNLSKVEQYIAQQKEHHKRYSYKEEYLKFLEKYDVEYNEKYLWE, from the coding sequence ATGAGTCAATCATTATGTCAAAATTATGTGCATATAATCTTTCACATTAATTTTGTGAATCCAGTAAAAATACCTTCAGAAATAGAAAGAGATTTATATGCTTATCTTGCAGAAATATGTAAAAGGCATGGCTCAAATTCAAGTATGATTAATGGCGTCAATGATCACGTACATATTCTGTGTCGTTTAGCAAAAGATCTATCTATTGCGGAATTGATTCAGAAATTAAAATCGAATTCATCACGTTGGATGAAAACGCAAAATCACATAGATCCCTATCTTGAAAAATTCTCATGGCAAAAGGGCTATGGAAGTTTTTCTGTGAGCCCATCGAATTTGAGTAAAGTCGAACAATATATTGCACAGCAAAAAGAGCATCACAAAAGATATTCATATAAAGAAGAATATTTGAAATTTTTAGAGAAATATGATGTTGAATATAACGAAAAATATTTATGGGAGTGA
- the ltrA gene encoding group II intron reverse transcriptase/maturase, with the protein MSEMAKQILRRDERFVEIQAWASPSVWTDQMLKTLHRGVERGKWYSLSDKLMRKNNIMEAWEKVCSNKGKHGVDMVSIERYESELEYNNAKLLEELQDGRYDPSAVRRVEIPKGDGRKTRPLGIPTVRDRVVQTALKHVIEPIFDIDFSPYSFGFRPKLGCKDALRRVNELLKQGYLYVMDADIQSYFDTIPHEKLMSRVKEKIIDGKILDLIEQFLKANIFDGLKHWEPEEGTPQGGIISPLLANIYLDLFDHKMTEAGFEIVRYADDFLIMCKSKESAKRALRKTRRWMKANGLKLHPEKTRIADMTEKCEYFEFLGYHFERTRNTHRIKRWPRKQSLKKCKDAIRKKTRRSNKDSIEDIIAYLRPNLLGWYQYFKHSTVYAMRGIDEFTRRRLRSIIAKYNRKKGSHRMIDTRKYNKAYFTDLGFFSLEEAWKLEFQSLRSKH; encoded by the coding sequence ATGTCAGAAATGGCTAAACAAATATTACGACGAGATGAACGCTTTGTTGAAATACAAGCGTGGGCGTCACCTTCTGTCTGGACGGATCAGATGCTGAAAACTCTTCATAGAGGAGTTGAAAGAGGCAAGTGGTACAGCTTATCAGATAAGCTGATGCGTAAGAATAATATTATGGAGGCTTGGGAGAAAGTGTGTTCAAATAAGGGCAAACATGGAGTGGACATGGTATCAATCGAGCGCTACGAATCAGAGCTGGAGTATAATAATGCTAAGCTTCTCGAAGAACTGCAAGATGGAAGGTATGATCCCAGTGCAGTGCGCCGAGTGGAAATCCCAAAAGGTGATGGTCGAAAGACCAGACCTTTGGGAATACCCACAGTGCGTGATCGAGTAGTTCAAACAGCTCTGAAACATGTGATAGAGCCGATATTCGATATCGACTTCTCGCCCTACAGTTTTGGATTTCGTCCAAAGCTGGGTTGCAAGGATGCACTTAGACGAGTGAATGAATTGTTAAAGCAGGGCTATCTCTATGTTATGGATGCCGACATCCAAAGCTACTTCGATACTATACCACATGAGAAACTCATGAGTCGAGTCAAGGAAAAGATCATTGATGGTAAAATTCTTGATCTGATCGAACAATTCCTCAAAGCCAATATCTTTGATGGTCTCAAACATTGGGAACCTGAAGAAGGTACACCGCAGGGAGGAATTATCAGTCCTCTGTTAGCAAATATCTATCTTGATCTCTTTGATCACAAGATGACCGAGGCTGGATTCGAGATAGTGCGCTATGCAGACGATTTCCTGATCATGTGTAAAAGTAAAGAATCAGCCAAAAGGGCATTGCGCAAAACGCGAAGGTGGATGAAAGCCAATGGGCTGAAACTTCATCCAGAAAAAACGCGAATTGCCGACATGACAGAGAAGTGCGAGTACTTCGAGTTTCTCGGATACCATTTCGAGAGAACGCGAAATACACATCGCATTAAACGTTGGCCAAGGAAGCAGAGCCTGAAGAAATGCAAAGATGCCATACGCAAGAAAACGAGGAGAAGCAATAAGGACTCAATAGAGGACATAATTGCTTACCTTCGGCCAAATCTTCTCGGATGGTATCAATACTTCAAGCACTCCACTGTGTATGCAATGCGAGGTATAGATGAATTTACACGCAGAAGACTGCGCAGTATTATAGCCAAATATAATCGCAAGAAAGGTTCTCATCGCATGATTGATACTCGTAAATACAATAAAGCCTACTTTACAGATCTAGGCTTCTTTTCACTGGAGGAAGCCTGGAAACTGGAATTTCAGTCTCTTCGGAGTAAGCACTGA